The Nocardioides campestrisoli genome includes a window with the following:
- a CDS encoding oligosaccharide flippase family protein: MTEARQHLRLVARGASLSLLGSGVSAVATFGLVLVVARAFDPGTSGLFFAASALFLILVGFAGLGIDSGMARFGQRLEHEGRPDGVRALFRTAGSTVTGIAVGLGALLLLAAGPVAQALDWGRGGADLLRLAGLALPLAVVAEYAQAGTRAFGRMHETVVIDRIGRSVAQVAGVAVAGAAGAGEAGLMLAWLAWYPVAALWSLLALRRFLGDRVPSEPVDGLGPPGTPPGAAAEAPLATVRREFWRFTWPRSVSVLARLGIQKSDVVLVAALLTPQDAAVYAAATRFVALGQVAATAVTQVLQPRFAALVLEGSRDNLATVHQTATAWNVLLSWPLYLLVGCAPAAYLGLFGSGYDTEQSRWVVVAMTVAMLVAVSTGPVDTLLVMAGRSATSMATAVASLVVDLLLCLLLLPVLGILGAALAWGAAVLLKAGLAVHFVRREVQVSGIAPVVLLAGGVCLLTVAVPVLVLTGAGVAWPFAAAVAALAYLVAVRVLRRQLRLDVLGRSAAPAPLRSLTPLAPPGPSVPHQARTAPTYLEGAPLVPLRRITSTVRRRAPGPLVRALRAVALGWGWLTADLRMTPSVVVVGAQRCGTTTLFRMLEDHPNLMRPTQSKGTGYFDDHHAKGARWYRAQFPLRLTGRLLGGREARAFECSGYYLFHPLAARRLAAELPDAQVVVLVRDPVERAMSAHRHELARGFEDLPLDEALARESERLAGEAERLAADPDYRSHAHRHHGYLARGEYGDQIARLVDALGPDRVHVVDADALFADPVHEFVDLQRRLDIPVHLPERVERWNARPGGPRLPVARRAELLAHFESSDAQLATYLGRPPRWRQQHEDAPVQQLRPDQHVSS, encoded by the coding sequence ATGACCGAGGCCCGACAGCACCTGCGCCTGGTGGCCCGGGGCGCCAGCCTCTCGCTGCTGGGCTCGGGTGTGTCGGCGGTGGCCACGTTCGGGCTGGTGCTCGTCGTCGCCCGTGCCTTCGATCCCGGTACGTCGGGCCTCTTCTTCGCCGCGAGCGCACTCTTCCTGATCCTGGTCGGCTTCGCCGGGCTGGGGATCGACAGCGGGATGGCCCGCTTCGGCCAGCGGCTCGAGCACGAGGGCCGGCCCGACGGGGTGCGCGCGCTGTTCCGGACCGCCGGCAGCACCGTGACCGGGATCGCGGTGGGGCTGGGGGCGCTCCTGCTCCTGGCCGCGGGACCGGTGGCCCAGGCCCTGGACTGGGGCCGAGGCGGTGCCGACCTGCTCCGGCTGGCCGGCCTGGCCCTTCCGCTGGCGGTGGTGGCCGAGTACGCGCAGGCAGGCACCCGCGCCTTCGGCCGGATGCACGAGACGGTGGTGATCGACCGGATCGGCCGGTCCGTCGCCCAGGTCGCGGGGGTGGCGGTCGCCGGCGCCGCGGGCGCCGGCGAGGCGGGGCTGATGCTCGCCTGGCTGGCCTGGTACCCGGTGGCGGCGCTCTGGTCGCTGCTCGCCCTGCGCCGGTTCCTCGGCGACCGGGTGCCCTCCGAGCCGGTCGACGGCCTCGGGCCTCCCGGGACGCCCCCCGGTGCCGCGGCGGAGGCCCCGCTGGCCACGGTGCGCCGGGAGTTCTGGCGGTTCACCTGGCCGCGCAGCGTCTCGGTGCTCGCCCGCCTGGGCATCCAGAAGAGCGACGTGGTGCTGGTCGCCGCCCTGCTCACCCCCCAGGACGCCGCGGTGTACGCCGCCGCCACCCGGTTCGTCGCCCTGGGCCAGGTCGCGGCCACCGCCGTGACCCAGGTGCTCCAGCCGCGGTTCGCCGCCCTGGTGCTGGAGGGCTCACGCGACAACCTCGCCACCGTCCACCAGACCGCCACCGCGTGGAACGTCCTGCTCTCCTGGCCGCTCTACCTGCTGGTGGGCTGCGCCCCGGCGGCGTACCTGGGCCTGTTCGGGTCCGGCTACGACACCGAGCAGAGCCGCTGGGTCGTGGTCGCGATGACCGTGGCCATGCTGGTCGCGGTCTCCACCGGTCCGGTCGACACGCTGCTGGTGATGGCGGGACGCAGCGCCACCAGCATGGCCACCGCGGTGGCTTCGCTCGTGGTCGACCTCCTGCTCTGCCTGCTGCTGCTCCCGGTGCTCGGCATCCTGGGGGCGGCGCTCGCCTGGGGTGCCGCGGTGCTGCTCAAGGCGGGGCTGGCGGTGCACTTCGTCCGGCGCGAGGTGCAGGTCTCCGGGATCGCCCCGGTGGTCCTGCTCGCCGGTGGGGTCTGCCTGCTCACCGTCGCGGTGCCCGTGCTGGTGCTGACCGGCGCCGGGGTCGCCTGGCCGTTCGCCGCCGCGGTCGCTGCGCTCGCCTACCTGGTCGCCGTACGCGTGCTCCGGCGCCAGCTGCGCCTCGACGTCCTCGGCCGATCCGCGGCCCCCGCCCCGCTCAGGTCGCTCACTCCGCTCGCCCCGCCCGGCCCTTCGGTCCCGCACCAGGCGCGGACCGCACCGACGTACCTCGAAGGAGCTCCGCTCGTGCCGCTCAGAAGGATCACCTCGACCGTCCGCCGACGCGCCCCCGGCCCGCTGGTCCGCGCGCTGCGCGCCGTCGCGCTCGGCTGGGGGTGGCTCACCGCCGACCTGCGGATGACGCCCTCGGTGGTGGTGGTGGGAGCCCAGCGGTGCGGCACCACGACCCTGTTCCGGATGCTCGAGGACCATCCGAACCTGATGCGTCCGACCCAGTCCAAGGGGACCGGCTACTTCGACGACCACCACGCCAAGGGCGCTCGGTGGTACCGCGCGCAGTTCCCGCTGCGGCTGACCGGTCGACTCCTGGGCGGCCGGGAGGCCCGCGCGTTCGAGTGCAGCGGGTACTACCTGTTCCACCCGCTGGCCGCGCGGCGCCTGGCCGCCGAGCTCCCGGACGCCCAGGTGGTGGTGCTGGTTCGGGACCCGGTGGAGCGGGCGATGTCGGCGCACCGGCACGAGCTGGCCCGAGGGTTCGAGGACCTGCCGCTGGACGAGGCGCTGGCCCGCGAGTCCGAGCGCCTGGCGGGGGAGGCCGAGCGGCTCGCCGCCGACCCCGACTACCGCAGCCATGCCCACCGGCACCACGGCTACCTGGCCCGCGGTGAGTACGGAGACCAGATCGCCCGGTTGGTCGACGCGCTGGGCCCCGACCGGGTGCACGTGGTCGACGCGGACGCGCTCTTCGCCGACCCGGTGCACGAGTTCGTGGACCTCCAGCGACGCCTCGACATCCCGGTCCACCTGCCCGAGCGGGTGGAGCGGTGGAACGCCCGCCCCGGCGGCCCCCGGCTGCCGGTCGCGCGACGGGCGGAGCTGCTCGCCCATTTCGAGTCCTCGGACGCGCAGCTCGCGACGTACCTGGGCCGGCCCCCGCGGTGGCGCCAGCAGCACGAGGACGCGCCGGTCCAGCAGCTCCGACCGGACCAGCACGTCTCCTCCTGA
- a CDS encoding glycoside hydrolase family 26 protein, with protein MIHPRSVVQRALFPVLTTALATTLAVSLTTGVATSALGVPASQAAAPAGSPAAGSPAASTVAAAAEAPTPRAVYRKTFDARGARHAVRARLRSPSGRVPARLVVREVEPATGKVLDVRRSKVLVRRSWSRAEVKVTRKSGSSVMRVEVRTRQARKGRVLLDDVRVVRLPKGQRPGGKNPKNKPRNKPQEKPKGTPVPTPEPPRPPDDVAGYLSNGCSYSSRGIPACGAYLGSAYGANTDPAPMEAATGHRLGVRRTYYQGHQVDKAVAVSRADLAAGRLPWISFKLPLSWEQMAAGAGDAWAYDLANKLRTLNGPVWVAFHHEPEKDGDIQAWRAMQERLGPIVRSTAPNAAFTVITTGWNQLYGPAEFRLENIWPRTKVDVAGFDVYNWHMTTRSNGTMVTKTEDIRSVYFDRFSAWARANDTTWALAETGLTDEAFAHDSTWLQRTYDQLVATGGLAMAYFNTELNSYGNSYPITGPAKFASFAAAQSKAPLLPPR; from the coding sequence GTGATCCACCCCCGCTCCGTGGTTCAGCGCGCCCTTTTCCCGGTCCTGACCACCGCCCTGGCCACCACGCTGGCCGTCTCGCTGACCACCGGCGTGGCCACCAGCGCGCTCGGCGTGCCCGCCTCGCAGGCAGCCGCTCCCGCCGGCTCGCCGGCTGCCGGCTCGCCCGCCGCCTCGACCGTGGCTGCCGCTGCGGAGGCCCCGACGCCTCGGGCGGTCTACCGCAAGACCTTCGACGCCCGCGGCGCGCGGCACGCGGTCCGCGCCCGGCTCCGCTCACCCAGCGGCCGGGTGCCGGCCCGGCTGGTGGTCCGGGAGGTCGAGCCGGCCACCGGGAAGGTGCTCGACGTACGCCGGAGCAAGGTGCTGGTCCGCCGGTCCTGGTCCAGGGCCGAGGTCAAGGTCACCCGGAAGTCCGGCTCCTCGGTGATGCGGGTCGAGGTCCGCACCCGCCAGGCACGGAAGGGACGCGTCCTGCTGGACGACGTCCGGGTCGTGCGACTGCCGAAGGGCCAGCGGCCGGGTGGGAAGAACCCCAAGAACAAGCCCAGGAACAAGCCCCAGGAGAAGCCGAAGGGCACGCCGGTCCCCACCCCGGAGCCGCCGCGGCCACCGGACGACGTGGCGGGCTACCTGAGCAACGGCTGCTCCTACAGCAGCCGCGGCATCCCCGCCTGCGGCGCCTACCTGGGCTCCGCCTACGGCGCCAACACCGACCCGGCCCCGATGGAGGCAGCCACCGGGCACCGGCTGGGCGTGCGCCGCACCTACTACCAGGGCCACCAGGTCGACAAGGCGGTCGCGGTCTCCCGCGCCGACCTGGCGGCCGGTCGGCTGCCGTGGATCAGCTTCAAGCTGCCGCTCTCGTGGGAGCAGATGGCGGCCGGCGCCGGTGACGCCTGGGCCTACGACCTGGCGAACAAGCTGAGGACGCTGAACGGCCCCGTGTGGGTCGCCTTCCACCACGAGCCGGAGAAGGACGGCGACATCCAGGCGTGGCGGGCGATGCAGGAGCGCCTCGGCCCGATCGTGCGCAGCACCGCACCCAACGCCGCCTTCACGGTCATCACCACCGGGTGGAACCAGCTCTACGGCCCGGCCGAGTTCCGACTGGAGAACATCTGGCCGCGCACCAAGGTCGACGTCGCCGGCTTCGACGTCTACAACTGGCACATGACCACCCGGTCGAACGGCACGATGGTGACCAAGACCGAGGACATCCGCTCGGTCTACTTCGACCGGTTCTCCGCCTGGGCGCGGGCCAACGACACGACCTGGGCGCTCGCCGAGACCGGGCTGACCGACGAGGCGTTCGCCCACGACAGCACGTGGCTCCAGCGCACCTACGACCAGCTGGTCGCCACCGGCGGGCTGGCGATGGCCTACTTCAACACCGAGCTCAACAGCTACGGCAACTCCTACCCGATCACGGGGCCTGCGAAGTTCGCCTCGTTCGCCGCCGCCCAGAGCAAGGCCCCGCTGCTGCCCCCCCGGTGA
- a CDS encoding glycosyltransferase family 2 protein, giving the protein MADAAAPAVDTASEVVAASAVAAAAEVDVVIATRGRPELLARALAAVRTQDHPGVVRTWVVFDQGPMDPAVTDQDPRRPVTALANTRTPGLAGARNSGIAAGRAPWVAFCDDDDRWLPNKLTAQLAELARTGAPTSVTGIVVAYGDTRTERVATSSELTLANLVRHRVMAAHPSTVVVAREALEGPIGLVDEEIPGSHGEDYDWIIRAARHAGFAVVEQPLVEVTWGQSLFSQRWATIVAATDYWLDKHPEFRADRHALARLSGQRAFALAAMRSPEVWPAIRQTLRCRPAERRTALALAVALRLVSAERLMDLAHRHGRGI; this is encoded by the coding sequence GTGGCTGACGCCGCCGCCCCTGCCGTCGATACGGCCAGTGAGGTCGTCGCTGCCTCTGCCGTCGCTGCTGCCGCGGAGGTCGACGTGGTGATCGCGACCCGAGGACGCCCCGAGCTGCTCGCCCGCGCGCTGGCGGCCGTCCGGACCCAGGACCACCCGGGCGTGGTGCGCACCTGGGTGGTCTTCGACCAGGGGCCGATGGACCCGGCCGTCACCGATCAGGACCCCCGCCGGCCGGTCACCGCGCTCGCCAACACCCGGACCCCGGGGCTGGCCGGTGCCCGCAACAGCGGGATCGCCGCCGGACGTGCGCCCTGGGTGGCCTTCTGCGACGACGACGACCGCTGGCTGCCGAACAAGCTGACCGCACAGCTCGCCGAGCTGGCGCGCACCGGCGCTCCCACCTCGGTGACCGGGATCGTCGTGGCCTACGGCGACACCCGTACCGAGCGGGTCGCCACCAGCTCCGAGCTGACCCTGGCCAACCTGGTGCGGCACCGGGTGATGGCCGCCCACCCGTCGACGGTCGTGGTGGCCCGCGAGGCGCTCGAGGGGCCGATCGGCCTTGTCGACGAGGAGATCCCGGGCAGCCACGGGGAGGACTACGACTGGATCATCCGGGCGGCCCGGCACGCCGGCTTCGCCGTGGTCGAGCAGCCCCTGGTCGAGGTGACCTGGGGACAGTCCCTGTTCTCCCAGCGGTGGGCCACCATCGTGGCCGCCACCGACTACTGGCTCGACAAGCATCCGGAGTTCCGCGCCGACCGCCACGCCCTGGCCCGGCTCAGCGGCCAGCGGGCGTTCGCGCTGGCCGCGATGCGCAGCCCGGAGGTCTGGCCGGCGATCCGGCAGACGCTCCGGTGCCGGCCCGCCGAGCGGCGTACCGCCCTGGCGCTCGCGGTGGCGCTCCGCCTGGTCTCCGCCGAGCGGCTGATGGACCTGGCGCACCGGCACGGCCGGGGCATCTGA
- a CDS encoding PKD domain-containing protein codes for MKSGFGRALMLMLTGGLAALVGVVGQLPAMAVDQPGGQLVQERAAARTPHVLDGMVYSVAEAGGQIVLGGDFTKARNDGTSAQLPRTNLLAFNPADGRVSTGFVPQPNGVVRVVLPAADGKSVYVGGKFTSIGGENRKNLAQVRISDGAVLPFDAGKIAGQVRDLRLAGGRLWIAGHFTHVGGHAQTALATVDARSGTFLPFMRLGIAGNHNSGATNVLKIDVSPRGDRLVAVGNFDTVDGVVRHQLMQLDISGDAARASTLNTRFFTATCSRSFDTYMRDVDYSPDGSFFVVTTTGGYGGADAPCDSTSRFETYAAGATVQPSWVNLTGGDTLYAVEVTDSVVYVGGHFRWQNNPFAGDLASFGAVPREGIAALDPANGLPYSWNPGRSRGIGVFDFLVTEAGLWVASDTDRIGTDRQTRARIALLPTGGLTVPPVRSARLPNDIYTVGASTVTARSYRGGTVGAARPVSGLSASSVKGAFMVNGWLYLAQSDGTFVRRTFDGTTFGAAERVDTADRLKADATWQEDLRKVTGMFFDDGRIYYTLAGSNELRYRYFTPESAVVGAKRLVASGNVSGISFSGVRGMFLADGKLYWSDGQGVLRRIDWRSGGQSGVPVAGTAAAVSGPQIDRVSWTSRDLFVFQDAQGRGAVMEPQAAFEVGCTSLTCSFDGTSSLTPGGEVAKYVWDFGDGATATGPRPQHVYTQGGTFQVRLTITSTRDQSATVTRAVQVTRVNQRPVAVFTASCQSTLCAFDASASSDAEGPVTYAWDFGDNTSGTGVSPTKVYSAEGAYRVTLTVTDSDRVTHSVTQDVAANLAKVQFVSAASANGNSTTHRVGLPAQVAPGDVMVLTLALNSDVAITDPEGWTPLESVAAGGVSGRSWWRRAEAGDAGSNVRVSVGAAAKGDLSVAAYRGSEGRLAYVAQQQAKAHTSRGTEFTSPQVTAPAGGGWLVTYWALKSPDEASWREIGGQTARATSSGVGSGRITATVADSAGPVPAGQTGGLVGRTTVEVPRAIVFSTALGLQ; via the coding sequence ATGAAGAGCGGGTTCGGCCGTGCGCTGATGCTGATGCTGACCGGGGGCCTCGCGGCCCTCGTCGGGGTGGTCGGCCAGCTGCCGGCGATGGCGGTCGACCAGCCGGGTGGTCAGCTGGTCCAGGAGCGGGCGGCGGCGCGGACGCCGCACGTCCTGGACGGGATGGTCTACTCGGTCGCCGAGGCCGGGGGACAGATCGTGCTCGGCGGCGACTTCACCAAGGCGCGCAACGACGGCACCAGTGCCCAGCTCCCTCGGACCAACCTGCTCGCGTTCAACCCCGCCGACGGCCGGGTCAGCACCGGTTTCGTGCCCCAGCCCAACGGCGTCGTGCGGGTCGTGCTGCCGGCGGCCGACGGGAAGTCGGTCTACGTCGGTGGCAAGTTCACCAGCATCGGCGGCGAGAACCGCAAGAACCTGGCCCAGGTCAGGATCTCCGACGGCGCGGTGCTGCCCTTCGACGCCGGCAAGATCGCCGGACAGGTCCGGGACCTGCGCCTGGCCGGCGGGCGGCTCTGGATCGCCGGGCACTTCACCCACGTGGGCGGCCACGCCCAGACGGCGCTGGCCACTGTGGACGCCCGCAGCGGCACCTTCCTCCCCTTCATGCGGCTCGGCATCGCCGGCAACCACAACAGCGGGGCCACCAACGTCCTCAAGATCGACGTCAGCCCCCGGGGCGACCGGCTGGTCGCGGTCGGCAACTTCGACACCGTCGACGGGGTGGTCCGCCACCAGCTGATGCAGCTCGACATCAGCGGCGACGCCGCGCGGGCGAGCACCCTGAACACCCGGTTCTTCACCGCCACGTGCTCGCGCTCCTTCGACACCTACATGCGCGACGTGGACTACTCGCCCGACGGCTCCTTCTTCGTGGTCACCACCACCGGTGGGTACGGCGGGGCGGACGCGCCGTGCGACTCGACCTCGCGGTTCGAGACCTACGCGGCCGGCGCGACGGTGCAGCCCTCCTGGGTCAACCTCACCGGCGGGGACACCCTCTACGCGGTCGAGGTGACCGACTCCGTGGTCTACGTCGGAGGCCACTTCCGCTGGCAGAACAACCCGTTCGCCGGCGACCTGGCCAGCTTCGGCGCCGTGCCGCGCGAGGGGATTGCCGCCCTCGACCCGGCGAACGGGCTGCCCTACTCGTGGAACCCGGGGCGGTCCCGCGGCATCGGCGTCTTCGACTTCCTGGTCACCGAGGCCGGCCTGTGGGTGGCCTCGGACACGGACCGGATCGGGACGGACCGGCAGACCCGGGCGCGGATCGCGCTGCTCCCGACCGGCGGACTCACCGTCCCTCCGGTGCGCTCGGCGCGGCTGCCCAACGACATCTACACCGTCGGGGCCTCGACGGTGACCGCCCGCTCCTACCGCGGCGGCACGGTGGGAGCCGCCCGCCCGGTCTCCGGGCTGAGCGCCAGCTCGGTCAAGGGCGCGTTCATGGTCAACGGGTGGCTCTACCTGGCCCAGTCCGACGGCACCTTCGTCCGCCGTACCTTCGACGGGACCACCTTCGGCGCGGCCGAGCGGGTCGACACCGCCGACCGGCTCAAGGCCGACGCCACCTGGCAGGAAGACCTGCGCAAGGTGACGGGCATGTTCTTCGACGATGGCCGGATCTACTACACCCTCGCGGGCAGCAACGAGCTGCGCTACCGCTACTTCACCCCGGAGAGCGCGGTCGTGGGCGCCAAGCGCCTGGTCGCCTCCGGCAACGTGAGCGGGATCAGCTTCTCCGGGGTGCGCGGCATGTTCCTCGCCGACGGCAAGCTCTACTGGTCCGACGGGCAGGGCGTGCTGCGGCGCATCGACTGGCGCTCCGGCGGTCAGTCGGGCGTTCCCGTGGCCGGGACGGCGGCGGCGGTCTCCGGCCCGCAGATCGACCGGGTCAGCTGGACCTCCCGCGACCTGTTCGTCTTCCAGGACGCCCAGGGCCGCGGAGCGGTGATGGAGCCGCAGGCGGCCTTCGAGGTCGGCTGCACCAGCCTGACCTGCAGCTTCGACGGCACCTCCTCGCTGACCCCGGGTGGTGAGGTGGCGAAGTACGTCTGGGACTTCGGGGACGGGGCGACCGCGACCGGTCCTCGCCCCCAGCACGTCTACACCCAGGGCGGGACCTTCCAGGTGCGGCTGACCATCACCAGCACGCGTGACCAGAGTGCGACGGTGACCCGGGCCGTGCAGGTCACCCGGGTCAACCAGCGTCCGGTGGCCGTGTTCACCGCCTCGTGCCAGAGCACGCTGTGCGCGTTCGACGCCTCGGCGTCGAGCGACGCCGAGGGCCCGGTGACCTACGCCTGGGACTTCGGGGACAACACCTCCGGCACCGGGGTGAGCCCGACCAAGGTCTACTCCGCGGAGGGCGCCTACCGGGTCACGCTGACGGTCACCGACAGCGACAGGGTGACGCACTCGGTGACCCAGGACGTGGCGGCCAACCTGGCCAAGGTGCAGTTCGTCAGCGCCGCCTCGGCCAACGGCAACTCCACCACCCACCGGGTCGGGCTGCCGGCGCAGGTGGCGCCCGGTGACGTGATGGTGCTGACGCTCGCGCTCAACAGCGACGTGGCGATCACCGACCCCGAGGGCTGGACCCCGCTGGAGTCCGTGGCTGCCGGCGGCGTCTCCGGTCGATCGTGGTGGCGCCGGGCCGAGGCCGGCGACGCGGGGAGCAACGTGCGGGTGTCGGTCGGCGCCGCGGCCAAGGGCGACCTGTCGGTCGCGGCGTACCGAGGCTCGGAGGGACGCCTGGCGTACGTGGCCCAGCAGCAGGCGAAGGCGCACACCTCGCGCGGCACGGAGTTCACCTCGCCGCAGGTGACCGCCCCCGCGGGCGGCGGGTGGCTGGTGACCTACTGGGCGCTGAAGTCGCCGGACGAGGCGTCGTGGCGTGAGATCGGCGGTCAGACCGCACGAGCCACCTCGTCGGGGGTGGGCTCCGGCCGGATCACCGCGACGGTGGCCGACTCCGCCGGGCCGGTCCCCGCGGGGCAGACCGGTGGGCTGGTGGGCCGGACCACGGTGGAGGTCCCGAGGGCGATCGTCTTCTCGACCGCCCTGGGTCTGCAGTAG
- a CDS encoding helix-turn-helix transcriptional regulator — MSAPRVVVVAEGYLVGEAIEVALSARDFEIDRMASPRSRQELVEARREISRIKAGVGLVVAEIDDLGQWRDALALIESVRMRWLVVTGSRNPARWGALVAAGCQGVVPMSAGLDVLTRTLWAVSRGGPGMPQSAREEVLAEWERLGTSRRSLILRISALSPREWQVLEQLKEGHSIKAIAETGGVSEGTVRSQVRAIRQKLNVKSQLAAVAAYQQATELNYGQTG; from the coding sequence ATGAGTGCGCCCCGCGTGGTGGTCGTGGCCGAGGGCTACCTGGTGGGGGAGGCGATCGAGGTGGCGCTGAGCGCCCGCGACTTCGAGATCGACCGGATGGCCAGCCCCCGCTCGCGCCAGGAGCTGGTCGAGGCCCGGCGCGAGATCAGCCGGATCAAGGCCGGCGTGGGGCTGGTGGTCGCCGAGATCGACGACCTGGGGCAGTGGCGCGACGCGCTGGCGCTGATCGAGTCGGTCCGGATGCGCTGGTTGGTGGTCACCGGCTCGCGCAACCCGGCGCGCTGGGGTGCGCTGGTGGCGGCCGGGTGCCAGGGGGTGGTGCCGATGTCGGCCGGCCTCGACGTGCTCACCCGCACCCTGTGGGCGGTCTCGCGCGGCGGTCCCGGGATGCCGCAGTCGGCCCGCGAGGAGGTGCTGGCGGAGTGGGAGCGGCTCGGTACGTCGCGGCGCTCGCTGATCCTGCGCATCTCCGCTCTCTCCCCACGCGAGTGGCAGGTGCTGGAGCAGCTGAAGGAAGGCCACTCGATCAAGGCGATCGCCGAGACCGGCGGGGTCAGTGAGGGCACCGTGCGCAGCCAGGTCCGGGCGATCCGGCAGAAGCTCAACGTGAAGTCCCAGCTCGCCGCGGTCGCGGCGTACCAGCAGGCGACCGAGCTGAACTACGGCCAGACCGGCTGA
- a CDS encoding GAP family protein, whose amino-acid sequence MVSVLALVIPLAFAGAISPVMLTEQTVLLAGRDGRRVAGGYAVGAGATLLVLLSLLVLFGSAIALPGEPRLSASLDVVLGSLLVLIAAVLRLRRPRTPKPEKSRDRGLTPGQALGFGVFSMATNFTTLAAMVPVAKEIAASDLGLIGRLIVIGIVVVVAALPAWLPLAMTLVAPAPTRRGLQALSHFIDTRGRLVTVLLLTAVGLFLVARGVVHIIGS is encoded by the coding sequence ATGGTCAGTGTCCTTGCGCTCGTGATCCCGCTGGCTTTCGCGGGCGCTATCAGCCCGGTCATGCTCACCGAGCAGACCGTGCTGTTGGCTGGGCGCGACGGACGCCGCGTCGCTGGGGGCTACGCCGTCGGAGCCGGCGCAACCTTGCTGGTCCTCCTGTCGCTCCTGGTGCTCTTCGGCAGTGCCATCGCCCTCCCGGGGGAGCCTCGGCTCAGCGCCTCCCTCGACGTCGTCCTGGGCTCCCTCCTGGTCCTCATCGCTGCCGTCCTGCGTCTCCGCCGCCCGCGCACCCCGAAACCCGAGAAGTCGCGCGACCGTGGGCTCACCCCGGGCCAGGCGCTGGGCTTCGGTGTGTTCTCGATGGCGACGAACTTCACCACGTTGGCGGCGATGGTCCCCGTGGCCAAGGAGATCGCCGCCAGTGACCTCGGCCTGATCGGACGTCTGATCGTGATCGGCATCGTGGTCGTGGTGGCCGCACTGCCGGCGTGGCTCCCGCTCGCGATGACCCTGGTGGCGCCGGCCCCCACGCGGCGCGGTCTGCAGGCGCTCTCGCACTTCATCGACACCCGTGGCCGGTTGGTCACGGTGCTGCTGCTGACGGCTGTAGGACTCTTCCTGGTGGCGCGCGGCGTCGTGCACATCATCGGTTCCTGA
- a CDS encoding CpaF family protein: protein MAPTSPGPGAPGAAVDSAPRPTPPGVLESLDARLRQLVRREGVDPQRDTVLVRQLAERLVAEHDEWSMTGAVEPLPAPEQTVGELVARVAGFGPLQPLLDDPAVEEIWINDPSRVFVARHGRHELTNLVLSRAQVDELVERMLKSSGRRVDLSQPFVDAMLPEGHRLHVVLQGISRGFTAVNIRKFRLQAARLTDLVQLGSLPATAAAFLDASVRAGLNVLVAGATQAGKTTMLNCLAAAIPGGERVVSAEEVFELKFPHPDWVPMQTRQAGLEGTGEIRLRDLVKESLRMRPSRVIVGEVRAEECLDLLLALNSGLPGMCTLHANSAREALVKMCTLPLLAGENISARFVVPTVASSVDLVVHLGIDVGGTRRVNEIVAVPGRVEDDVIEIEPIFERSAGQGSEPRELRWTGGVPHRPERYQRVGIDVHQLLNGGGLNGGGLHGGTR, encoded by the coding sequence GTGGCGCCCACCTCGCCAGGCCCGGGAGCTCCGGGAGCGGCCGTCGACTCTGCACCGCGGCCCACGCCGCCCGGCGTCCTGGAGTCGCTGGACGCCCGGTTGCGTCAGCTGGTGCGCCGCGAGGGGGTCGACCCGCAGCGCGACACGGTGCTGGTCCGTCAGCTCGCCGAGCGGCTGGTCGCCGAGCACGACGAGTGGTCGATGACCGGGGCGGTCGAGCCGCTGCCGGCACCGGAGCAGACCGTGGGCGAGCTGGTCGCCCGGGTCGCCGGGTTCGGCCCGTTGCAGCCGCTGCTCGATGACCCCGCGGTCGAGGAGATCTGGATCAACGACCCGAGCCGGGTCTTCGTGGCCCGGCACGGACGCCACGAGCTGACCAACCTGGTGCTCTCCCGCGCCCAGGTGGACGAGCTGGTCGAGCGGATGCTGAAGAGCAGCGGCCGCCGGGTCGACCTGAGCCAGCCCTTCGTCGACGCGATGCTCCCCGAGGGACACCGGCTGCACGTGGTGCTGCAGGGGATCAGCCGAGGGTTCACCGCCGTGAACATCCGCAAGTTCCGGCTGCAGGCGGCGCGGCTCACCGACCTGGTCCAGCTGGGCAGCCTGCCCGCCACCGCCGCGGCGTTCCTGGACGCCTCGGTCCGCGCCGGGCTCAACGTGCTGGTGGCGGGAGCGACCCAGGCCGGCAAGACCACGATGCTCAACTGCCTGGCCGCGGCCATCCCGGGCGGCGAACGGGTGGTCAGCGCGGAGGAGGTCTTCGAGCTCAAGTTCCCCCACCCGGACTGGGTGCCGATGCAGACCCGGCAGGCCGGACTGGAGGGCACCGGGGAGATCCGCCTGCGCGACCTGGTCAAGGAGTCCCTGCGGATGCGCCCCTCGCGGGTGATCGTGGGGGAGGTGCGTGCCGAGGAGTGCCTCGACCTGCTGCTGGCGCTCAACTCCGGTCTGCCAGGGATGTGCACGCTGCACGCCAACAGTGCGCGTGAGGCGCTGGTGAAGATGTGCACGCTGCCGCTGCTCGCCGGGGAGAACATCTCCGCGAGGTTCGTCGTGCCCACGGTCGCCAGCTCGGTGGACCTGGTGGTCCACCTGGGGATCGACGTGGGCGGCACCCGCCGGGTCAACGAGATCGTCGCGGTACCCGGGCGGGTCGAGGACGACGTGATCGAGATCGAGCCCATCTTCGAGCGGAGCGCGGGACAGGGCTCGGAGCCGCGGGAGCTGCGCTGGACGGGTGGGGTCCCGCACCGGCCGGAGCGCTACCAGCGGGTGGGGATCGACGTCCACCAGCTCCTGAACGGTGGGGGCCTGAACGGTGGGGGCCTGCACGGGGGGACCCGCTGA